The Hevea brasiliensis isolate MT/VB/25A 57/8 chromosome 1, ASM3005281v1, whole genome shotgun sequence genome has a window encoding:
- the LOC110662440 gene encoding ferredoxin, root R-B2, translating to MATVTVPSQCMVKIAPKNQFASTIIKNPCSLGSVRSISKSFRLKCSQNFKASMAVYKIKLIGPEGEEQEFDAADDTYILDAAENAGVELPYSCRAGACSTCAGKMVSGSVDQSDGSFLDETQMKEGYLLTCISYPTSDCVIYTHQESELC from the coding sequence ATGGCAACTGTGACTGTTCCCTCCCAATGCATGGTCAAAATTGCACCCAAAAATCAGTTTGCAAGCACCATAATCAAGAATCCGTGTTCACTGGGATCAGTAAGGAGCATCTCCAAGTCTTTTCGCTTGAAATGCTCCCAAAATTTTAAAGCATCAATGGCAGTGTACAAAATCAAGCTAATTGGGCCAGAAGGTGAAGAGCAAGAATTTGATGCAGCTGATGATACATACATCCTAGATGCAGCTGAGAATGCTGGAGTTGAGCTGCCGTATTCTTGCAGGGCTGGGGCTTGCTCTACTTGTGCCGGGAAGATGGTGTCAGGTTCAGTCGACCAGTCTGATGGTTCCTTCCTGGATGAGACTCAAATGAAGGAGGGTTATCTACTGACTTGCATTTCATACCCGACTTCTGATTGTGTGATTTACACTCACCAGGAGAGTGAACTTTGCTGA
- the LOC110662439 gene encoding 60S ribosomal protein L10a-2 codes for MSKLQSEALREAISTIMASSKEKKRNFTETIELQIGLKNYDPQKDKRFSGSVKLPHIPRPKMKICMLGDAQHVEEAEGIGLQWMDVEALKKLNKNKKLVKKLAKQYHAFLASESVIKQIPRLLGPGLNKAGKFPTLVTHQESLESKVNETKATVKFQLKKVLCMGVAVGNCAMEEKQVFQNVQMSVNFLVSLLKKNWQNVKCLHLKTTMGAPQRIF; via the exons ATGAG TAAGCTTCAGAGTGAGGCATTGAGAGAGGCCATCTCTACTATTATGGCTTCTTCCAAAGAGAAGAAGCGGAACTTCACTGAGACAATTGAGCTCCAAATTGGGCTCAAGAATTATGATCCCCAGAAGGATAAGCGTTTCAGTGGCTCAGTGAAGCTGCCACATATTCCCCGCCCCAAAATGAAAATTTGCATGCTTGGAGATGCTCAGCATGTAGAGGAG GCAGAAGGAATAGGTTTACAATGGATGGATGTGGAAGCATTGAAGAAGCTAAACAAAAACAAGAAATTGGTCAAGAAGCTTGCCAAGCAGTACCATGCGTTTTTGGCTTCAGAATCAGTCATCAAGCAGATTCCTCGTCTTCTGGGCCCTGGTCTCAACAAGGCAG GGAAGTTCCCTACCCTTGTCACCCACCAAGAGTCCCTAGAGTCTAAAGTTAATGAAACAAAAGCAACAGTGAAGTTCCAATTGAAGAAGGTACTTTGCATGGGAGTGGCTGTTGGTAACTGTGCTATGGAGGAGAAGCAGGTCTTCCAAAATGTACAAATGAGCGTCAATTTCCTAGTTTCTTTGTTGAAGAAAAACTGGCAGAAT GTTAAGTGCCTGCACCTCAAGACTACCATGGGGGCGCCACAACGCATCTTTTAA
- the LOC110662437 gene encoding glucan endo-1,3-beta-glucosidase 14 — protein sequence MASRFVIFRLLFLLLCLSDSIVQIHSDGFGINYGQIANNLPSPSRVALLLQSLNITRVKLYDADPNVLLAFSNSNVDFIIGLGNEYLQNMTDPIKARNWIQQHLQPHLPQTKITCITIGNEVFNNNDTQLMSYLLPAMQTVYHALVNLGVDKQVTVTSAHSFNILANSYPPSSGTFRHDLAEYIQPLLDFHSQINSPFLINAYPYFAYKNNPSQVSVDYVLFQPNQGMTDPNTNLNYDNMLYAQIDAVYSAIKAMGHTDIEVRISETGWPSKGDADEAGATSENAGLYNGNLLQRIQEKQGTPAKPSVPIDVYVFALFNEDLKPGPTSERNYGLFYPDATPVYNIGLQSYLPELTYSTASKINVLSVFSLVIYVMAHLMCG from the exons ATGGCCAGCCGCTTTGTCATTTTTAGGCTGCTTTTCTTGCTTCTCTGTCTTTCAG ATTCAATTGTTCAAATACACAGCGATGGATTTGGGATTAACTATGGCCAGATTGCCAACAATCTCCCATCCCCATCTCGGGTTGCGCTTCTTCTTCAATCCCTCAACATTACAAGGGTAAAACTCTATGATGCTGATCCCAATGTTCTACTTGCCTTCTCCAATTCAAATGTTGATTTCATTATTGGACTTGGGAATGAGTACCTTCAAAACATGACAGACCCTATCAAAGCTCGAAATTGGATTCAACAGCACCTTCAACCTCACCTCCCTCAAACCAAAATTACTTGCATTACCATAGGAAACGAGGTCTTCAATAACAATGATACTCAGTTAATGTCTTATCTACTCCCAGCAATGCAAACAGTATATCATGCTCTTGTTAATCTTGGAGTAGATAAGCAAGTGACGGTCACCAGTGCGCATTCCTTCAACATCTTAGCCAACTCGTACCCTCCTTCATCCGGGACTTTTAGGCATGATCTTGCTGAGTATATCCAACCCCTTTTGGATTTTCATTCTCAAATAAATTCGCCTTTCCTTATTAATGCATATCCTTATTTTGCATACAAGAATAACCCGAGTCAGGTGTCTGTAGATTATGTCCTTTTCCAGCCTAATCAAGGGATGACAGATCCGAATACGAATTTGAATTATGATAACATGTTGTATGCTCAAATTGATGCTGTGTATTCAGCGATTAAAGCAATGGGGCATACAGATATCGAAGTAAGGATTTCAGAGACAGGCTGGCCATCTAAGGGGGATGCAGATGAAGCAGGAGCTACATCTGAAAATGCAGGCCTATATAATGGTAATCTATTGCAGAGAATACAGGAGAAGCAAGGTACACCAGCAAAACCATCAGTTCCAATTGATGTATACGTTTTCGCACTTTTTAACGAGGACTTAAAGCCTGGTCCGACATCAGAAAGGAACTATGGCCTCTTCTACCCTGATGCTACCCCAGTTTATAATATCGGATTACAGAGTTATCTTCCAGAGTTAACTTATTCTACAGCATCCAAGATAAAT GTTTTGTCTGTATTCAGTCTGGTGATCTATGTTATGGCACACTTAATGTGCGGTTAG
- the LOC110662435 gene encoding uncharacterized protein LOC110662435, whose translation MGRLKSITSQHSPTEKEEEEKEKEREREYLQRQSAAQFVARKKKKKKKKKKGERRQEDKATNKITNSQSRQVSLPISITSVPSLNITEPSISAALKKRRVNDSPLGRAFDLQTRAQLDAEIARIGYVPPGYNKLRTTLLQQEKANVKRLLEPIKSTWLEKGVSIVSDGWSDPQMRPLINFMVVSESGPMFIKSVDCSDEVKDKQFIANLLKEVTNEVGHQKVVQVITDNASNCKGAGEIIEGMFPHIYWTPCVVHTLNLALKNICAAKNLETNQETYDVCHWITEIHGDALQIKNFIMNHSMRLAIYNRFSPLKLLSVADTRFAYIVVMLKRFKLIRCALEVMVMSDQWAQYREDDQGKARFVRDKVIDEDWWEKVDYIIAFTGPIYDMIRVCDTDKPCLHLVYELWDSMIEKVKQVIFDHEGKQADGFSPFYYVVHRILVDRWAKSNTPLHCLAHSLNPRFYSEKWLQEGEGRVPPHMDGEVSTERIKCFRRIFSNEDERIRANDEFANFSLKSGPFADPDSIRSMYVTDLRKWWACFGSNAPLLQRLAFKVLGQPTSSSCCERNWSIYSFIYSCRRNKLTPKCAEDLVFIHNNLRLLSRNSSQYYDEKTKLWDVGGDQFGSMKDVEVLEFANLSLDEPELESVLFDENATTSMENENEKDSEVLYLHVFPTFPFPMFFKMPFSRVRFFISPCPRFRFRAT comes from the exons atgggtAGGTTAAAATCGATTACTTCACAACATTCACcaacagaaaaggaagaagaagaaaaagaaaaagaaagagaaagggaGTACCTTCAACGGCAGTCGGCAGCGCAGTTCGTAGCGCGG aagaaaaagaagaagaagaagaagaagaagggagaACGTCGACAG GAGGATAAGGCAACAAACAAAATTACCAATTCACAATCTAGGCAAGTTTCTTTGCCTATTAGTATAACTTCTGTTCCTTCATTGAATATAACTGAACCAAGTATTTCAGCAGCtttgaagaaaagaagagttAATGATTCTCCTCTTGGTAGAGCTTTTGACTTGCAAACTAGAGCTCAATTAGATGCAGAGATTGCTAGAAT TGGTTATGTGCCGCCTGGTTATAACAAATTGAGAACCACATTACTTCAGCAAGAAAAAGCAAATGTTAAGAGGTTGCTTGAACCAATTAAAAGCACTTGGTTAGAAAAGGGTGTTAGTATTGTGAGTGATGGATGGAGTGATCCCCAGATGAggcctttgattaattttatggtTGTTTCTGAGTCTGGCCCCATGTTTATCAAATCTGTAGATTGTTCTGATGAAGTGAAAGATAAGCAATTTATTGCTAATTTGCTAAAAGAAGTAACTAATGAGGTGGGTCATCAAAAAGTAGTACAAGTCATTACTGATAATGCTTCAAATTGTAAAGGTGCTGGAGAAATCATTGAGGGAATGTTTCCACATATTTATTGGACTCCTTGTGTTGTGCACACTCTTAATCTTGCTTTGAAGAATATATGTGCAGCAAAAAATTTGGAAACTAATCAAGAAACTTATGATGTGTGTCACTGGATCACTGAAATCCATGGGGATGCTTTGCAAATCAAGAATTTTATAATGAATCATTCCATGAGGCTTGCAATTTATAATCGGTTTAGCCCTTTGAAATTGCTTTCAGTTGCTGACACTCGTTTTGCTTATATTGTTGTGATGCTTAAAAGATTTAAACTTATTAGGTGTGCTTTAGAAGTAATGGTTATGAGTGATCAATGGGCACAATACCGAGAAGATGACCAAGGCAAAGCTAGATTTGTTCGTGATAAAGTGATAGATGAGGATTGGTGGGAAAAGGTTGATTACATCATTGCTTTTACTGGGCCCATTTATGACATGATCAGAGTTTGTGACACAGACAAACCATGCCTTCatttggtttatgagttgtgggaTTCTATGATTGAAAAGGTGAAGCAAGTTATTTTTGATCATGAAGGAAAGCAAGCAGATGGGTTTTCTCCTTTTTATTATGTGGTTCATCGAATTCTTGTTGATCGTTGGGCAAAGAGCAACACTCCCCTtcattgtttagcccattcattaaatccaag atTTTATAGTGAAAAATGGCTTCAAGAGGGAGAAGGTAGAGTGCCTCCTCATATGGATGGAGAAGTATCAACTGAGAGAATTAAATGCTTTAGGAGGATTTTTTCTAATGAAGATGAGCGAATTAGAGCAAATgatgaatttgcaaatttttctttgaaaagtgGACCTTTTGCTGATCCTGATTCTATTAGAAGTATGTATGTTACAGATCTTAGGAAATGGTGGGCATGTTTTGGTTCTaatgcacctttacttcaaaggTTGGCTTTTAAAGTGCTTGGACAACCTACTTCCTCCTCTTGTTGTGAAAGAAATTGGAGTATTTATTCCTTCATTTATTCATGCAGAAGGAATAAATTAACTCCAAAATGTGCAGAGGACTTGGTTTTTATCCATAATAATCTTCGTCTTCTATCGAGAAACTCCTCCCAATATTATGATGAGAAGACAAAATTGTGGGATGTTGGTGGTGATCAATTTGGGAGTATGAAAGACGTGGAAGTTCTTGAATTTGCCAACCTTTCATTGGATGAACCAGAGTTAGAGTCTGTTTTGTTTGATGAAAATGCAACTACAAGCATGGAGAATGAGAATGAGAAAGACAGTGAAGTTTTATATTTACATGTTTTCCCCACGTTTCCGTTTCCTATGTTTTTTAAAATGCCGTTTTCCCGTGTCCGTTTCTTCATTTCCCCATGTCCGCGTTTCCGTTTCCGTGCTACATAG